In Solanum lycopersicum chromosome 5, SLM_r2.1, the following are encoded in one genomic region:
- the LOC109120311 gene encoding zinc finger BED domain-containing protein RICESLEEPER 2-like: MYVREKDKLKQELAKISNRVCLTSDCWTSSTSEGYICLTDQFVDENWKLNCKILNFCRMYPPHTEVEMAAVIYDCLKEWNIDKKVFSSLHLHDRNYTHCPTFDQWRRAEKIFEVLEPFHEITNLISASSYPTSNLYFTQIWRIECMLKEKLNNEDKVIEDMASKMHVKFEKYWKQYSVVLAFGAVLDPRMKLQFRWNSTYLMLESALPYEKVFSSLHLHDSNYTHCPTFDQWRRAEKIFEVLEPFHKITNLISASSYPTSNLYFTQIWKIECMLKEKLNNEDKVIEDMASMMHVKFEKYWKQYSVVLAFGAVLDPRMKLQF, encoded by the exons ATGTATGTTAGAGAGAAGGACAAATTGAAACAAGAATTGGCTAAAATTTCTAACAGAGTATGTTTGACTTCTGATTGTTGGACATCATCTACTTCTGAGGGATACATTTGTTTGACGGATCaatttgttgatgaaaattggaAGTTGAATTGTAAAATTCTAAACTTTTGTCGTATGTATCCTCCTCACACTGAAGTTGAAATGGCTGCTGTTATATACGACTGCTTGAAAGAATGGAATATAGATAAGAAG GTTTTTTCTAGTCTACATTTACATGATAGAAATTATACTCACTGTCCTACATTTGATCAATGGAGAAGGgctgaaaaaatatttgaagtctTGGAGCCATTTCATGAGATAACAAATTTGATTTCTGCTTCAAGTTATCCAACCTCTAACTTGTATTTTACGCAAATTTGGAGAATTGAATGCATGCTCAAAGAGAAATTGAATAATGAAGATAAAGTTATTGAGGATATGGCTTCAAAGATGCATGTGAAGTTTGAAAAATACTGGAAGCAATATAGTGTAGTACTTGCATTTGGAGCAGTTCTTGACCCCCGCATGAAATTACAGTTTAGATGGAACTCGACATATTTGATGCTTGAAAGTGCTCTCCCATATGAAAAGGTTTTTTCTAGTCTACATTTACATGATAGCAATTATACTCACTGTCCTACATTTGATCAATGGAGAAGGgctgaaaaaatatttgaagtctTGGAGCCATTTCATAAGATAACAAATTTGATTTCTGCTTCAAGTTATCCAACCTCTAACTTGTATTTTACGcaaatttggaaaattgaatGCATGCTCAAAGAGaagttgaataatgaagataaAGTTATTGAGGATATGGCTTCAATGATGCATGTGAAGTTTGAAAAATACTGGAAGCAATATAGTGTAGTACTTGCATTTGGAGCAGTTCTTGACCCCCGCATGAAATTACAGTTTTAA